In Populus nigra chromosome 1, ddPopNigr1.1, whole genome shotgun sequence, one genomic interval encodes:
- the LOC133696261 gene encoding selT-like protein → MDRAQILLVGLPLFLLCTDLIHLFTPPPPKHPHHPHPHPQHHPHPHHHHKQPPVVAHETLEAPTQKPVGGGIGLGSTVKIDFCSSCSYRGNAVTMKRMLETQFPGIDVVLANYPPSLPKRAVAKSVPVFQIGVVGIVLGGEQIFPMLGVRTPPWYYSLRANKFGTIASTWLLGNALQSFLQSSGAFEVYCDDELVFSKLREGRFPGEIELKDTIGRRLADS, encoded by the exons ATGGATCGAGCACAGATTTTGCTGGTAGGATTACCTCTATTTCTTTTATGCACTGACCTTATCCACCTCTTCACCCCACCACCTCCCAAGCACCCccaccacccccacccccacccccagcaccacccccacccccaccatCACCACAAACAACCACCAGTGGTTGCCCATGAAACCCTAGAAGCTCCAACGCAG AAACCAGTTGGTGGGGGGATTGGTCTTGGAAGCACGGTCAAAATTGACTTTTGCTCTTCTTGCTCTTACAG AGGGAATGCGGTGACGATGAAAAGGATGTTGGAAACGCAGTTTCCAGGGATTGATGTTGTACTTGCAAATTACCCCCCATCCCTTCCAAAGCGGGCGGTAGCCAAATCAGTACCAGTTTTTCAGATAGGAGTTGTGGGAATTGTGTTGGGTGGTGAACAGATTTTTCCGATGCTAGGAGTCAGGACTCCTCCTTGGTATTATTCTTTACGTGCCAATAAATTTGGGACCATTGCATCTACTTGGCTTCTTGGCAATGCATTGCAGTCCTTCCTGCAAAGCTCTGGGGCGTTTGAAGTTTACTGCGATGATGAATTG GTTTTCTCCAAACTGAGGGAGGGCAGGTTTCCAGGAGAGATCGAACTAAAAGATACTATTGGCAGAAGGTTGGCTGACTCTTGA